From Panicum hallii strain FIL2 chromosome 2, PHallii_v3.1, whole genome shotgun sequence, a single genomic window includes:
- the LOC112883096 gene encoding mitochondrial pyruvate carrier 4-like, producing MASKLQAFWNHPAGPKTIHFWAPTFKWGISIANIADFAKPPEKISYPQQVAVACTGVVWSRYSMVITPKNWNLFSVNVAMAGTGLYQLSRKIRQDYFSDEKETAPSLEG from the exons ATGGCTTCGAAGCTCCAAGCCTTTTGGAACCATCCTGCTGGCCCCAAAACCA TTCATTTCTGGGCTCCAACATTCAAATGGGGTATCAGCATCGCCAACATTGCAGACTTTGCGAAACCACCTGAAAAGATATCCTATCCTCAGCAAGTTG CTGTGGCTTGTACTGGTGTCGTTTGGTCACGCTACAGCATGGTTATTACACCG AAAAATTGGAACCTGTTCAGTGTGAACGTTGCAATGGCGGGTACAGGCTTGTATCAGCTTTCACGCAAAATAAG GCAAGACTACTTTTCTGATGAGAAGGAAACCGCACCGTCGCTTGAAGGATGA
- the LOC112881471 gene encoding G-type lectin S-receptor-like serine/threonine-protein kinase At2g19130, translated as MAPFFFLLLLSQILLCAAVDTINSSTPLSGVQQIVSKGNKFTLGFYTPLQGKTTSSPSNYYIAIWYSNIQQTTVWTANSDAPVTDPTTTALTIGSDGNLVLLDQSKNRQLWSTNMSIGSNSTIAVLGDDGSLDLIDATNPSIIYWRSIDHPTNTWLPGGKLGLNKTTGVSQRLVPWRNTANPSPGLFSLELDPNGSTQYFIQWKDSITYWTSGPWNGNIFSLVPEMTAGYNYNFQFIDNGTESYFIYSMKDNNIISRFIIDVNGQIKQETWVSFTQSWTMFWAQPRSQCEVYALCGAYGSCKVDALPFCTCIKGFTQKIQSDWDLQDYSGGCKRRVPLQCQTNSSSSQSQSDKFYSMESVRLPDNAQTAVAASSQDCRVACLNSCSCNAYTYNSSGCFVWHGDLINLQDQYSGNGGGTLFLRLAASELPDSKKSKTVIIGAVVGGVAAVLIVIAIVSYFIFQKYRRERTLRISKTAGGTLIAFRYGDLQHVTNNFSERLGGGAFGSVFKGKLPDSTAIAVKRLDGVHQGEKQFRAEVSTIGTIQHVNLVRLLGFCSEGSRRLLVYEFMPEGSLDLQLFPGEKTALSWATRYQIALGTARGLNYLHEKCRDCIIHCDVKPENILLDESFVPKVADFGLAKLLGRDFSRVLTTMRGTRGYLAPEWISGVAITAKADVFSYGMMLFELISGRRNSDHGEERGSTFFPTFAASKLHEGDVRTLMDPRLNGDGNVDELTKACKVACWCIQDDESARPTTGQIVQILEGFLDVNMPPVPRSLRVLGESPDVINFFSDISSSQTSQTQNSTTTSQTHSATSGSSHFQSS; from the coding sequence ATGGCTccgttcttcttcctcctcctacTCAGCCAGATCCTACTCTGCGCAGCCGTCGACACCATCAACTCCTCCACGCCGTTGTCCGGGGTGCAGCAGATTGTATCCAAGGGAAACAAGTTCACTTTGGGATTCTACACCCCGCTTCAAGGTAAAACCACCTCCAGCCCCAGCAACTACTACATCGCCATATGGTACAGCAACATACAGCAGACAACCGTGTGGACGGCCAACTCCGACGCGCCTGTGACAGACCCAACTACCACAGCCTTGACCATTGGCAGCGACGGCAACCTTGTTCTCCTTGATCAATCCAAGAACCGGCAGCTGTGGTCGACCAACATGAGCAtcggatccaactccaccatcGCCGTCCTCGGGGATGATGGTAGCCTCGACCTCATTGATGCCACCAATCCATCAATAATTTACTGGCGAAGCATAGATCACCCCACAAACACATGGCTTCCAGGGGGCAAGCTTGGGCTGAACAAGACCACGGGGGTCAGTCAGCGTCTTGTTCCATGGAGGAACACAGCCAACCCATCTCCCGGTTTGTTCTCGCTGGAGCTGGACCCGAACGGCTCAACACAGTACTTCATCCAGTGGAAGGATTCCATAACTTACTGGACCAGTGGCCCTTGGAATGGCAATATCTTCAGCCTTGTGCCAGAGATGACGGCCGGTTACAACTACAACTTCCAATTCATTGACAACGGCACAGAGAGCTACTTCATCTATTCGATGAAGGATAACAATATCATCTCAAGGTTCATCATTGATGTGAACGGGCAGATCAAGCAGGAGACATGGGTGAGCTTCACACAGTCGTGGACAATGTTCTGGGCCCAGCCACGGTCACAGTGCGAGGTGTATGCTCTCTGTGGGGCATATGGCAGTTGCAAAGTCGATGCCCTGCCATTCTGCACCTGCATCAAGGGGTTCACTCAGAAAATTCAGAGTGATTGGGACCTCCAGGATTACAGTGGTGGGTGCAAACGGAGAGTACCACTGCAGTGCCAGACCAATTCTAGCTCTTCACAGTCTCAGTCTGATAAGTTCTACAGCATGGAAAGTGTGAGGCTACCTGATAATGCTCAGACTGCTGTGGCTGCTAGTTCTCAAGACTGTCGAGTGGCTTGTCTGAACAGTTGTTCTTGTAATGCATATACTTACAATAGTAGTGGTTGCTTTGTTTGGCATGGGGACCTCATTAACCTCCAAGACCAATACAGTGGAAATGGAGGAGGCACACTCTTTCTCAGGCTTGCAGCTTCTGAGCTGCCAGACTCCAAAAAGAGCAAGACAGTGATCATAGGCGCAGTTGTTGGTGGAGTTGCTGCAGTTTTAATAGTCATTGCTATTGTGTCATACTTCATATTTCAGAAATACCGCCGAGAGAGAACTCTTCGGATATCCAAGACTGCTGGGGGCACACTGATCGCCTTTAGGTACGGTGATCTGCAGCATGTCACTAACAACTTCTCGGAGAGGCTTGGTGGAGGTGCCTTTGGCTCAGTGTTCAAAGGGAAGCTCCCAGATTCAACTGCCATTGCTGTGAAGAGGCTAGACGGAGTCCACCAAGGGGAGAAGCAATTCCGTGCTGAGGTGAGTACCATTGGGACAATCCAGCATGTCAATTTGGTCCGCCTGCTTGGATTTTGCTCTGAAGGATCACGGAGGCTGCTTGTGTATGAGTTCATGCCAGAGGGCTCCCTGGACTTGCAGCTATTCCCTGGTGAGAAAACGGCACTGAGCTGGGCTACCAGGTACCAGATAGCACTTGGAACAGCAAGAGGCTTAAATTACCTGCACGAAAAGTGTAGGGATTGCATTATACACTGTGACGTCAAGCCAGAAAACATACTCCTGGATGAGTCATTTGTGCCAAAAGTTGCTGATTTTGGTCTAGCCAAGCTCTTAGGCAGAGACTTCAGTCGCGTATTGACAACAATGAGAGGAACAAGGGGTTACCTCGCACCTGAATGGATCAGTGGTGTCGCAATAACAGCAAAGGCAGATGTCTTTAGCTATGGTATGATGCTCTTCGAACTCATATCAGGCAGGAGAAATTCTGATCACGGAGAAGAGCGTGGATCCACCTTCTTCCCAACCTTTGCTGCAAGCAAGCTTCATGAAGGGGATGTACGGACCTTGATGGACCCCAGGCTAAATGGAGATGGAAATGTTGATGAACTCACAAAAGCTTGTAAGGTTGCCTGTTGGTGCATCCAAGATGATGAAAGTGCAAGACCCACGACTGGTCAGATTGTTCAAATCCTCGAAGGATTCCTTGACGTTAACATGCCTCCTGTTCCAAGGTCATTGAGAGTTCTTGGTGAAAGCCCTGATGTTATAAACTTCTTTTCAGATATATCTTCAAGTCAGACTTCTCAGACACAAAACAGCACGACAACTTCCCAGACGCACAGTGCTACTTCAGGCAGTTCACATTTCCAAAGTTCATAA